The Cervus elaphus chromosome 9, mCerEla1.1, whole genome shotgun sequence genomic interval TCTGGCACTCACACCACAGGGGCACGTTTGCCACATGAGAGTAAAgcgagggtgggaggagggagtgagGGGGGGAGGACTGCAGCTCATTTCTGGTTCCGGAGCTGATTGGACAGCCAGTCCAGTCCCTCGTACAGCCCGTCCCCGCTGGTGGCACAGGTGGCCTGAATGTACCAGTTCCTGTGGCGCAGAGAGTGCAGGCCCAGCTTGTCCGTGATCTCGGCCGCGTTCATGGCATTGGGGAGGTCCTGGGGGGGGCGCAGCACAGCAGGCGTGGGTCAGGGGGCTGCGTGGAACCCTTTCCATCTGCTCTGtgaccaccccccgcccccgttCAGACCTCCAGCCCTGGGAGGCTGGCTGCCTGACATGCACCCCCCACCAGCACACTGGGTAGCTCAGTCACACGTACCTGTTTGTTAGCAAACACGAGCAGAACGGCGTCCCTGAGCTCGTCTTCTGCCAACATCCTCATGAGCTCCTCGCGGGCCTCATTCACACGCTCTCTGTCATTGCTGTCAACCACAAAGATGAGACCTGCAGAGGGGACAGTAAGCGTGAGCACAGGCGCTCAAGACACCCCGACCCCCACTCCTAAGGGGTGTAATGGGGTAGCTCACTCTTACCTTGTGTGTTTTGAAAGTAGTGGCGCCACAGAGGCCGGATCTTGTCCTGGCCGCCCACGTCCCACACAGTGAAGCTGATGTTCTTGTACTCCACAGTCTCCACGTTGAAgcctggaggagacctgggtgagCCTATCCCCAGAGGCACCGCCACCTCCCAGCCTCCCAAGGCCCAGCGTCCTCACCGATAGTGGGAATGGTGGTCACAATTTCACCCAGCTTCAGTTTGTACAGGATGGTGGTCTTTCCTGCAGCATCTAGGCCCACCATGAGAATGCGCATTTCTTTTTTGCCAAAAAGGCCCTTGAAGAGGTTTGCAAAGATATTCCCCATGCTGCAGACCGGTGGGAGCAACACTGGCCAGAGAAACCTGCAGGAACAAGGAGTCCTGGGGTTTTTTTCTGTGCTGCCCAGGGCCAGGCAAGCAGGAACAGCTCGGAGACCACTCACCCACAGCCAGGCTGACGCAGCTCCTCCTATATCACAAGGCACAAGCTGATGAAAGTCTGGTTCCTATCCAAAAGAAAACAGTCCTG includes:
- the ARF1 gene encoding ADP-ribosylation factor 1, which codes for MGNIFANLFKGLFGKKEMRILMVGLDAAGKTTILYKLKLGEIVTTIPTIGFNVETVEYKNISFTVWDVGGQDKIRPLWRHYFQNTQGLIFVVDSNDRERVNEAREELMRMLAEDELRDAVLLVFANKQDLPNAMNAAEITDKLGLHSLRHRNWYIQATCATSGDGLYEGLDWLSNQLRNQK